CAACGTCGGTCAACTGGACGAGACGTCCCCGGCGTCCTGCTCCGGCGACGGTGGCGGCGGCACGGCGACCGAGGACCTGGAGCTGTTCGTGCGCCAGGACATCGCGCCCTACAAGAGCTTCATCGGCTCGCCGGAGAACTGGGGCCTGGAGATCGGCCCCGACGGCGAGGCGACGCAGGCCAACGTGGGCACCGTGCCGGCGGACGTCAACGTGCAGGGCGACGCCCTGAAGACCACGTGGACCGGCGCCGGCCCGGGGCAGGTCTACGTGCAGAACCCGCTCGCCGGCTCCGACCTGCGCGGGTACCTGAACGCCGAGGGGGCGTTGGTGTTCGACGTGGTGGTGCACCAGGCCCCGGCGGCTCGGACCGTGGTGAGCACGCACTGCCAGTACCCGTGCCTGGCGGAGGTCGAGGCGACCAACCTGTTCAAGGGGTTGGCGGGGGCGGGGAAGGCGACGGTCAAGATCCCGTTGCAGTGCTTCGCCCAGGGCGGGTTGGACCTGGAGAACGTCAACACGCCGTTCCTGGTCTACACGGAGGGTGCGTTCCAGGCGTCCTTCGCGAACATCCGGTGGGTGCCCAAGGCGGCCCTCGACCCGGACGCGCGGTCCTGCGCCGATCTGAACTAGCGCCGATCTGAGCCAGCGCCGAGCGGGGCGGTCTTCGACGGGCCGCCCCGCTCGTGGCGTCAATGGGCGACGGTGAAGCGCGTCCGCCGGTGGCGAGGCTCGGCGACTTCGTCCAGCAGCGCCACGGCGAAGTCCTCCAGCGAGATGGCGGAAACACCCCGGGCGTCGACGACCAGGTCGTCCCGGCCCAGCCGGTAGGACCCGGTCCGCTCGCCCGGCTCGATCGACGCCGGCGGGCTCACGTACGTCCAGTCCACCTCGTGCTCGTCCGCGAGCACCGCGTACTGCTCGGCGCAGGCCAAGGCGATGGGCAGGACGTCGGCCGGGAAGTCGGGTTCTTCGTGCAGCAGCACCCCGTTCGGCGTCCGCAAGGTGGCCGCGCCACCCACGACGACCAACCGGGTCCCGCTCGACCGCACGCCTTCCAGCAACGCCTTGGCCGTGACCACCAGGTCCCGCTCGGCACCGGCCACCGGCCGGGTCGCGCTGATCACCACGTCGGTGCCGGCGGCCACCCGAGCCACCTGGGCGGGGTCGGTCGCGTCGGCCGCCACGAAGTCCGGCCGGGGCGAGCGCGCGACCCGCGTGACGTCATGCCCGCGCCGGAACGCTTCGGTCACCACTCGGCTCCCGACGGCTCCCGCCGCCCCGAACACCGCGATCCGCACCGGAATTCCCCCCTTGCTCCCGGGTCACCGACTTCTGTGCCCCCGACTTCTGTGCCCCCGACTTCTGGGCGACCACC
This DNA window, taken from Saccharothrix variisporea, encodes the following:
- a CDS encoding NAD(P)-dependent oxidoreductase; this encodes MTEAFRRGHDVTRVARSPRPDFVAADATDPAQVARVAAGTDVVISATRPVAGAERDLVVTAKALLEGVRSSGTRLVVVGGAATLRTPNGVLLHEEPDFPADVLPIALACAEQYAVLADEHEVDWTYVSPPASIEPGERTGSYRLGRDDLVVDARGVSAISLEDFAVALLDEVAEPRHRRTRFTVAH